A DNA window from Helianthus annuus cultivar XRQ/B chromosome 15, HanXRQr2.0-SUNRISE, whole genome shotgun sequence contains the following coding sequences:
- the LOC110889384 gene encoding pentatricopeptide repeat-containing protein At4g18840, with product MSSTFLSSPPSILQFTEKATTISTLRQSHAYMLKTGLIHDPFSASKLISSAASSPHTLSYAHSIFTHLQNPNSYSYNSLIRAYANTHTPETSLTLFFHMLFDDDVEPDKYTFTFVLKACSVARSVSVGEQVHGHVIKVGVEDDVFVCNTLIHMYAKSGCFEVARKVLDEMPERDVISWNAVLSAYVDVGMMEFARRVFDEMPERNVESGNFMISGYVNDGLVGEARCVFDGMDVKDVVSWNGIITGYARDGQFDEVFWLFEDMQKVGMVPDDYTLVNVLSCCARVGGLSQGEWIYSYINRNKISVGGFLATALVDMYAKCGCIEKALEIFSKTSNKDISTWNSMITGFALHGYGGRAVETFYELVTDGFKPNEVTFVSVLSACSRSGLLDEGYKMFELMVHTYDIKPTISHYGCMVDLLGRFGLLDEAEKLAKQVPFEESQVVWESLLGACRNHNDVNMAERVTKKLLELDPRDSAGYVQLSNVHASKGRFDDAVELRRKMRAQGVYKDPGCSMIEVDGVVHEFLAGEGMIL from the coding sequence ATGTCATCCACCTTCTTGTCTTCACCACCATCAATCCTTCAATTCACAGAAAAagccaccaccatctccaccctCCGTCAATCACACGCTTACATGCTCAAAACCGGTCTCATTCACGACCCTTTTTCCGCCAGTAAACTCATTTCTTCAGCCGCTTCTTCTCCACACACCCTCTCATATGCTCACTCCATTTTTACCCACTTACAAAACCCCAATTCATACTCTTACAACTCGTTAATTCGAGCATACGCCAATACCCACACCCCTGAAACTTCACTCACTCTCTTTTTCCACATGttgtttgatgatgatgttgaacCGGATAAGTATACTTTCACGTTTGTGTTGAAAGCTTGCTCGGTTGCTAGAAGTGTTAGTGTTGGGGAACAGGTTCATGGGCATGTGATTAAAGTTGGGGTTGAGGATGATGTGTTTGTTTGTAACACTTTGATCCATATGTATGCAAAAAGCGGGTGTTTTGAGGTTGCGCGTAAGGTGCTCGATGAAATGCCTGAGAGAGATGTGATATCGTGGAATGCGGTTTTGAGTGCGTATGTGGATGTGGGTATGATGGAGTTTGCGCGTcgggtgtttgatgaaatgcctgagAGGAATGTGGAGTCTGGGAATTTTATGATTTCCGGGTATGTTAACGATGGGTTGGTTGGAGAAGCGAGATGCGTGTTTGATGGTATGGATGTGAAAGATGTCGTTTCTTGGAACGGGATTATTACGGGGTATGCTCGTGATGGACAGTTTGATGAGGTGTTTTGGCTTTTTGAAGATATGCAGAAGGTAGGGATGGTTCCTGATGATTACACGCTGGTTAACGTGTTGTCGTGTTGTGCGCGTGTGGGTGGTTTGAGCCAAGGTGAATGGATTTATAGTTACATTAATAGAAACAAGATTTCGGTGGGTGGGTTCTTAGCCACTGCTCTTGTCGACATGTACGCAAAATGTGGGTGTATCGAAAAGGCGTTAGAAATCTTTAGTAAAACATCAAACAAAGATATTAGCACATGGAATTCAATGATTACCGGATTCGCCCTTCATGGCTATGGAGGACGAGCGGTAGAAACATTCTATGAATTAGTAACCGACGGTTTTAAACCCAACGAGGTGACTTTCGTTAGCGTTTTATCGGCTTGCAGCCGTTCTGGTTTACTAGATGAAGGTTACAAGATGTTCGAGCTTATGGTGCACACATATGATATCAAGCCCACCATATCACATTACGGATGCATGGTTGACTTGCTTGGCCGGTTTGGACTGTTGGACGAGGCTGAGAAACTTGCGAAACAAGTTCCGTTTGAAGAGTCTCAGGTGGTTTGGGAGTCTCTTTTGGGTGCTTGCAGAAATCACAATGATGTTAATATGGCAGAGCGCGTAACCAAGAAGCTTCTAGAATTGGACCCCCGTGACAGTGCTGGTTATGTTCAGTTATCTAATGTTCATGCATCTAAAGGTAGGTTTGATGATGCCGTAGAGTTGAGAAGGAAGATGAGGGCACAAGGTGTGTATAAAGATCCCGGTTGCAGCATGATTGAAGTCGACGGTGTTGTTCATGAGTTCTTAGCTGGTGAAGGAATGATCTTGTAG